One window of the Candidatus Zixiibacteriota bacterium genome contains the following:
- a CDS encoding hypothetical protein (Evidence 5 : Unknown function), producing MNCRKARRLLNDQNHDGELELIRHLKTCPSCALEARASRILESALHYERNQQPSNATSISSLRSKVENSIKQISLRENTIMSRITSGISHRPRLAAGFGLAIVVLLFAVLVPLPYTRTVGYTVSFTNASSISNQVPSHLTAILGVIGYDNIKLASAGDNFEISGLPTRQAAREAEIAFRKLTGIQSESIISPVTRRVSGSLYAQVVESQRKIEVDATGKSDAEIESEIIQKLNDAGYQANVSVTTDASGERKIDVNLSRQAGDTVQQEKLIISTTDSNSSNIAVPLPIQVKVETEGKTDAQIIQEVKDRLAGQGISNPEVTVTTEPDGKKKIEVKVEKEEKR from the coding sequence ATGAATTGCCGGAAAGCTCGGCGACTGCTGAATGACCAGAACCATGACGGCGAACTGGAACTTATCAGGCACCTGAAAACCTGTCCGTCCTGCGCCCTTGAAGCCCGCGCCTCTCGAATATTGGAATCTGCCCTGCATTATGAACGAAACCAACAGCCTTCGAACGCGACATCAATCTCGTCGTTGCGCTCGAAGGTTGAAAATTCCATCAAGCAAATATCTTTAAGGGAGAATACCATTATGTCACGAATTACTTCCGGTATCAGCCATCGTCCCCGCCTCGCCGCCGGATTCGGCTTGGCAATTGTAGTTCTACTTTTCGCCGTGCTCGTACCCTTGCCTTATACCCGCACCGTCGGATATACGGTATCTTTCACTAACGCCAGCAGTATCAGCAATCAGGTGCCGAGCCATTTAACAGCAATTCTGGGCGTCATCGGTTATGATAACATTAAACTTGCCAGTGCCGGCGATAATTTCGAAATCTCCGGCCTGCCGACCCGTCAGGCCGCCCGGGAAGCCGAGATCGCCTTTCGAAAACTGACCGGCATTCAATCGGAATCTATAATCAGTCCTGTCACCCGGCGGGTTTCCGGGAGTCTCTATGCTCAGGTTGTCGAGAGCCAGCGAAAGATTGAAGTCGACGCCACCGGCAAGAGCGACGCTGAAATCGAGAGTGAAATTATACAAAAATTGAATGACGCCGGTTATCAGGCGAATGTATCCGTTACAACCGACGCATCCGGCGAACGCAAAATCGATGTTAATCTCTCCCGTCAGGCAGGGGATACTGTCCAGCAGGAAAAGTTGATTATTAGTACTACCGACAGTAATTCTTCTAATATCGCGGTTCCTCTCCCGATACAGGTCAAGGTTGAAACGGAAGGCAAAACCGATGCCCAGATTATTCAGGAAGTCAAAGACAGACTTGCCGGTCAGGGGATTTCCAACCCGGAGGTGACCGTAACAACCGAACCCGATGGAAAGAAAAAAATTGAAGTTAAGGTGGAAAAAGAAGAGAAGCGCTAG
- the gatD gene encoding Glutamyl-tRNA(Gln) amidotransferase subunit D yields MNDTSLKGYKGRAKEVLQSLGGRVWANVVLQTDRGDFEGVILPRSETADGDHIVLKLKSGYNIGIRADRIQKIVETGYKEAIYKIPEKEFPRSPEKPNVTLLGTGGTIASRLDYRTGAVIPAFTPGELYGAVPELADTCNLETIKLFGVFSENMGPAQWIALSEEIGRQIEKGASGIVIGHGTDTMHHTSAILSFMVQNSPVPIVMVGSQRSSDRPSSDAAFNLRCATFTAGHSDIAETMVCMFGPTSDEYNLLHRGTRVRKMHSSYRSTFRTIGDVPIAMVTPDHVIPIKDDYKRRRNDRDVTVKAVFEEKVAIVYYYPNMRPDIIESLIDNGYKGIVIAGTGLGHVNKPLYPALKKAHEKGIAVYMTVQTLWGYVQMYVYDTGRDMMELGVIPAENMLPEVAYVKLGWVLAQTSDLARVKEMMLAPIAGEITEREPFDGYLILQGGIPEVEKFIGQYHR; encoded by the coding sequence ATGAATGATACATCGTTGAAAGGTTATAAAGGACGAGCCAAAGAAGTCCTGCAATCGCTGGGGGGGCGGGTATGGGCCAATGTCGTTCTGCAAACCGATCGGGGTGATTTTGAAGGTGTCATATTGCCCCGTTCCGAGACTGCCGACGGCGATCACATTGTTCTTAAGTTAAAGTCCGGCTACAATATAGGGATTCGGGCCGATCGCATTCAGAAGATTGTTGAGACCGGTTATAAGGAAGCCATTTACAAGATCCCCGAGAAAGAATTTCCCCGAAGCCCCGAGAAGCCCAATGTGACCCTCCTCGGGACCGGAGGGACAATTGCCTCGCGGCTTGATTACCGCACCGGGGCCGTTATCCCCGCTTTTACCCCGGGCGAACTCTACGGGGCCGTACCGGAATTGGCCGATACCTGCAACCTGGAAACCATAAAATTGTTCGGGGTTTTTTCCGAAAATATGGGTCCGGCGCAGTGGATCGCCCTTTCCGAAGAAATCGGCCGCCAAATTGAAAAAGGGGCTTCCGGCATCGTTATCGGGCACGGCACCGATACGATGCACCATACTTCGGCCATTCTTTCCTTCATGGTACAGAACAGCCCCGTCCCTATCGTCATGGTCGGCTCTCAGCGCTCTTCCGACCGTCCGTCGTCCGACGCCGCTTTCAACCTTCGCTGCGCCACTTTTACCGCCGGTCATTCCGACATTGCGGAAACGATGGTTTGTATGTTCGGGCCGACTTCCGATGAATATAATCTCTTGCATCGCGGGACCCGAGTCCGCAAAATGCATTCGTCCTATCGCTCGACCTTTAGAACCATCGGTGATGTCCCCATCGCCATGGTCACACCGGATCATGTTATCCCCATAAAAGATGATTATAAACGGCGTCGCAATGACCGGGATGTCACGGTCAAAGCCGTATTCGAGGAAAAGGTGGCCATCGTCTATTACTATCCGAATATGCGTCCCGATATTATTGAATCACTCATCGATAACGGATATAAAGGCATCGTCATCGCCGGCACCGGTCTCGGCCATGTGAATAAACCGCTCTATCCCGCCCTGAAGAAGGCCCACGAAAAGGGGATCGCCGTCTATATGACCGTTCAGACCCTCTGGGGATATGTTCAGATGTATGTTTATGATACCGGCCGCGATATGATGGAATTGGGAGTTATTCCCGCCGAAAATATGCTCCCCGAGGTGGCCTATGTCAAATTGGGCTGGGTCCTGGCGCAAACTTCCGATCTCGCCCGAGTAAAGGAAATGATGCTGGCGCCGATTGCCGGAGAGATTACCGAAAGAGAGCCGTTTGACGGCTATCTTATACTGCAGGGCGGAATACCCGAAGTGGAAAAATTTATAGGCCAGTATCACCGCTGA
- the mfd gene encoding Transcription-repair-coupling factor yields the protein MESKKETYSDYKALIKRRFSETASFRKLVERLSQENDGRITISGLAGSSAALLVANLIDETSRLILAVTNEVEEANNLFDDLNFLLGEKDVVLFPPRMIPPYEFRTPTAEIIGQRLYALSRLVKGETKILVASLEALMEPTVARKDFERGSLMLKVDQEMEIDRLAEKLIEMGFQRVPLVEEVGDFALRGGLIDFFSPGFEGPIRLEFYGDIIETIREFDVASQRTTGKLEEVTLLPKREVPITFKTLESYLSRLNEKDGDFIRARYLNDPELPGLEWLAIPFGLEYGSLMDYLNKDRIIVIANDVASLEATADEIKKTGERHRERIRERLDGAPPVENYYGNAIRFFSYRDQVPGIKILPFGNRDSAIDFHCREHPAIGSRLDLLADTIENFRKEQVKFFIATDNAGQASRLGELLSEKIPQAGPIPIEVALLKGGFVSRENRLAILTDHQIFGKYYRRTRRKKFREGVALQSYTSLVNGDFVVHEDFGIARYAGLKTIQIDGKERDCLHLIYAEGGKLYVPIEEFNRVGKYAGKDAAPKLSVLGGTGWDKIKARTKKAIADMAADLIKIYAERKTRPGFGFGPDTTWMKQLEASFIYDETPDQLKAIEVIKTDMQKVTPMDRLICGDVGYGKTEVAVRAAFKAVEAGKQVAVLVPTTILAQQHLNTFSQRLADFPVRVEMLSRFRNRKEQLEIVRKLGEGKVDVVIGTHRLLSKDVKFADLGLLVIDEEQRFGVKHKESLRKLRATVDTIAMTATPIPRTLQMSLMGARDMSLINTSPKDRLPIITEISEFEPEVISEAILREIDRGGQVFFVHNRVQTIESMYRYLKKIVPQVEIAVAHGQMHERSLEGIMLAFLSGRFQVLLSTSIIESGLDIPSVNTIIINRADRFGLAQLYQLRGRVGRSSVRAYAYLLTPPYRLLSEDARKRLRAIEAHADLGSGFALAMKDLEIRGAGNILGAEQSGFIEEVGFDLYTKLLEQAVAELKGETVVSAPDTRLESDIDMSIPDFYININQQKVEIYQKIAGARTLQEIENIRDDVEDRYGHLPEETANLFEAAAVRISAWAQEIEKVRLRGGRVELQFKGGRKFDRKGIEGWRRAVEFPMEFSLGGNPTIKIELGQTPKRQHLAYLRAVLNRI from the coding sequence ATGGAAAGTAAAAAGGAAACCTATTCCGATTATAAGGCGCTCATAAAGCGCAGGTTTTCCGAGACAGCGTCTTTCCGAAAACTTGTCGAAAGACTAAGCCAGGAAAATGATGGACGAATAACGATCAGTGGATTGGCCGGTTCATCGGCGGCACTTCTGGTGGCTAATCTGATAGATGAGACTTCACGGCTTATTTTGGCAGTCACCAACGAAGTCGAGGAAGCGAATAATCTTTTTGACGATTTGAATTTTCTTCTGGGCGAGAAAGATGTGGTTCTCTTTCCCCCGCGAATGATCCCCCCATACGAATTTCGCACCCCGACGGCGGAAATTATCGGGCAAAGGCTATATGCTCTGTCCCGTTTGGTGAAGGGAGAGACGAAAATCCTGGTAGCTTCGCTCGAGGCGCTGATGGAGCCGACCGTGGCTCGGAAGGACTTTGAGCGCGGGAGTTTGATGCTGAAGGTCGATCAAGAAATGGAAATTGATCGCTTGGCCGAGAAGTTGATAGAGATGGGTTTTCAGAGGGTCCCCCTGGTGGAGGAAGTGGGTGATTTTGCTCTTCGAGGGGGTTTGATTGACTTTTTTTCGCCCGGTTTTGAGGGGCCAATTAGGCTGGAGTTTTACGGTGACATTATTGAAACAATTCGTGAATTCGATGTCGCGAGCCAGAGGACGACCGGAAAATTGGAGGAAGTCACCTTATTGCCAAAACGCGAAGTTCCCATTACGTTCAAAACCCTCGAGTCATATCTGAGCCGGCTGAACGAAAAGGACGGTGATTTCATCCGGGCCCGTTATCTTAATGATCCGGAACTTCCCGGGCTGGAATGGCTGGCGATTCCTTTTGGGCTGGAATACGGATCGCTTATGGACTATCTCAACAAGGATCGGATCATTGTTATTGCCAATGATGTCGCGAGCCTTGAGGCCACAGCCGATGAAATAAAGAAAACAGGAGAACGTCACCGGGAGAGGATCCGGGAACGTCTGGACGGAGCCCCTCCGGTTGAAAATTATTATGGTAATGCAATAAGGTTTTTCTCCTATCGCGATCAGGTCCCCGGAATTAAAATTCTTCCTTTTGGCAACCGGGATAGTGCCATTGATTTTCACTGCCGGGAGCATCCTGCAATCGGCTCCCGGTTGGATCTGCTGGCGGATACCATCGAGAACTTCCGGAAGGAGCAGGTGAAATTTTTCATTGCTACCGATAATGCCGGGCAGGCGTCGCGATTGGGCGAATTGTTATCGGAAAAAATTCCGCAGGCAGGGCCGATTCCGATCGAAGTAGCGCTTTTAAAAGGCGGATTCGTGTCGCGCGAGAACCGCCTGGCGATCCTTACCGATCATCAAATATTCGGCAAGTATTATCGGCGCACCAGACGAAAGAAATTCAGGGAGGGCGTGGCGCTGCAGAGCTACACGAGTTTGGTGAACGGCGATTTCGTGGTGCATGAAGACTTCGGGATTGCCCGTTATGCCGGGCTCAAGACGATTCAGATCGACGGCAAGGAGCGTGACTGCCTTCACTTAATTTATGCCGAGGGGGGGAAGCTGTATGTCCCGATTGAGGAATTCAATCGCGTGGGCAAATATGCGGGAAAAGATGCGGCGCCGAAACTATCGGTTTTGGGCGGAACCGGCTGGGACAAGATAAAGGCGCGGACCAAGAAGGCGATTGCCGATATGGCCGCCGATTTGATAAAAATATATGCCGAAAGGAAGACGCGTCCCGGATTTGGATTCGGTCCCGACACGACCTGGATGAAGCAGCTAGAAGCGTCTTTCATTTATGATGAAACGCCGGATCAATTGAAGGCGATTGAAGTCATAAAGACGGATATGCAGAAAGTCACCCCGATGGATCGGCTGATATGCGGTGACGTCGGCTATGGCAAGACGGAGGTGGCGGTACGGGCGGCCTTCAAGGCGGTAGAGGCGGGAAAACAGGTGGCGGTTCTGGTTCCAACGACAATTCTGGCTCAGCAGCATTTAAATACTTTTTCTCAGCGTCTGGCAGATTTTCCGGTTCGGGTAGAGATGCTGTCGCGGTTTCGGAACCGCAAGGAACAGCTGGAAATTGTGAGGAAATTAGGCGAGGGGAAAGTCGATGTTGTCATCGGGACTCACCGGCTGCTTTCCAAAGATGTCAAATTTGCCGATTTAGGGCTTCTTGTCATAGACGAGGAACAGCGATTTGGAGTGAAGCATAAGGAGTCACTCCGGAAGTTGCGGGCAACTGTCGATACAATTGCCATGACGGCCACGCCGATTCCGAGGACTCTGCAAATGTCCCTAATGGGGGCGAGGGATATGTCGCTAATCAATACGTCACCCAAGGATCGCCTGCCCATTATTACGGAAATAAGTGAATTTGAACCAGAGGTCATATCCGAAGCGATTTTGAGGGAGATCGATCGCGGCGGGCAAGTATTTTTTGTTCATAACCGGGTTCAGACCATTGAATCGATGTACCGCTATTTGAAAAAGATTGTGCCGCAGGTTGAAATAGCGGTGGCGCACGGGCAAATGCACGAACGTTCCCTGGAAGGGATCATGCTGGCCTTTTTATCAGGTCGATTTCAAGTTTTGCTTTCAACCTCGATTATCGAATCCGGGCTTGATATTCCCTCGGTGAACACCATAATCATTAATCGCGCCGATCGTTTCGGTCTGGCGCAATTGTATCAGCTCCGGGGACGGGTGGGACGTTCCTCGGTGCGTGCCTATGCGTATCTCTTGACGCCTCCGTATCGGCTCTTGAGTGAGGATGCCCGCAAACGTTTGCGGGCCATTGAGGCTCATGCCGATCTGGGCAGTGGTTTTGCGCTGGCGATGAAGGATTTGGAGATTCGGGGCGCCGGAAATATTTTGGGGGCGGAACAATCGGGATTCATCGAAGAAGTCGGATTCGATTTGTACACCAAATTGCTGGAACAGGCCGTCGCCGAACTGAAAGGGGAGACGGTGGTTTCGGCGCCCGATACCAGGTTGGAAAGCGATATCGATATGTCGATCCCCGATTTTTATATCAATATCAATCAGCAGAAGGTTGAGATTTATCAGAAAATCGCCGGGGCCAGGACCTTGCAGGAAATCGAAAATATCCGCGATGATGTCGAGGATCGCTACGGACATCTTCCTGAGGAAACGGCCAATCTGTTTGAAGCCGCGGCGGTAAGAATTTCGGCCTGGGCTCAGGAAATAGAAAAAGTGCGTTTACGCGGCGGGCGGGTGGAACTTCAATTTAAGGGCGGGCGAAAATTCGACCGCAAAGGGATTGAAGGCTGGCGCCGAGCAGTGGAGTTTCCAATGGAATTCTCGCTTGGAGGGAATCCCACAATTAAGATAGAATTGGGACAGACTCCGAAACGGCAGCACCTGGCCTATTTGCGGGCAGTTCTGAATCGCATTTGA
- a CDS encoding ABC-type anion transport protein translates to MAFRPYKILWGGAVALLHRSRRIDWIDILLILAFLGLVYGVIGLAQRWTGQLRPAIEIDLSPSALPKYTLFSLSRGLIAYGLSLAFTLVYGYWAAHDSAARRILIPLLDILQSIPVLGFMPGLIIALAALFPHSNFGLELASVIMIFTGQVWNMTFSFYHSLRSVPKDQLEAAAIYGFNWRQRLRWVELPFSTMSLVWNSMMSMAGGWFFLMINEAFVLGNHDFRLPGLGSYMSVAVARGDGHAMILAILSMILMIVFLDQILWRPVVAWAQKFKVEEGGQGEQVSSWFLNWLRRSQLLRWLEEAGEKFRSFVKSGKGGKKLVPVTNGGMKPKTTHRVSLLLIAVMVIAMILGAWRLFHILAGESLQGWVRVTMDGGMTLGRVLMSTIAGTIWALPLGLGIGLSPRASRLFQPVVQILASFPAPMLFPAVIALLALLKISLGWGSIVLMLLGTQWYILFNVIAGAMAIPADLREAARSFQIAGWRKFTKIYFPAVFPYLVTGWVTAAGGAWNASIVAEFVTYKGRVMATSGLGARISQAAASANFPDLAASILIMSIFVVTFNRSVWRRLYLMAEERFSVGT, encoded by the coding sequence ATGGCCTTTCGTCCATATAAGATATTATGGGGTGGTGCAGTGGCGCTTTTGCACCGAAGCCGACGAATCGATTGGATTGACATCCTCCTAATCCTGGCTTTTTTGGGCCTGGTGTACGGTGTCATCGGCCTCGCCCAGCGCTGGACCGGGCAGTTACGGCCGGCCATCGAAATTGACCTGTCGCCATCGGCGCTTCCCAAATATACTTTATTCTCCCTGTCTCGGGGACTCATTGCTTACGGTCTTTCGCTGGCTTTTACGCTGGTTTACGGTTACTGGGCGGCCCATGATTCCGCGGCGCGTCGTATCCTGATACCGCTTCTTGATATCCTGCAGAGTATTCCGGTGCTGGGCTTCATGCCGGGCCTGATTATCGCCCTGGCGGCCCTTTTCCCCCATTCCAATTTTGGCTTGGAACTGGCATCGGTCATCATGATTTTCACCGGGCAGGTCTGGAATATGACATTCAGTTTCTATCATTCCCTAAGATCAGTACCGAAGGATCAATTGGAGGCGGCGGCCATTTATGGTTTCAATTGGAGGCAGAGATTGAGATGGGTAGAACTTCCCTTTTCGACCATGAGCCTGGTTTGGAACAGTATGATGAGCATGGCGGGGGGATGGTTCTTCCTGATGATCAACGAGGCGTTTGTTCTTGGCAATCATGATTTTCGTCTTCCTGGACTCGGTTCGTACATGAGTGTCGCCGTGGCCAGGGGTGATGGGCACGCCATGATTCTGGCGATATTATCGATGATACTAATGATAGTTTTTCTGGACCAGATATTATGGCGCCCGGTGGTCGCGTGGGCGCAAAAATTCAAAGTAGAAGAGGGGGGACAGGGGGAGCAAGTATCATCGTGGTTTCTAAATTGGCTGCGACGTTCCCAATTGCTCCGGTGGCTGGAAGAAGCGGGTGAGAAATTCAGATCATTTGTCAAGAGCGGCAAAGGAGGAAAGAAACTGGTGCCTGTCACGAACGGAGGCATGAAGCCTAAAACGACACATAGAGTTTCACTTCTTTTAATTGCCGTCATGGTCATAGCCATGATACTGGGGGCGTGGAGATTATTTCATATTCTCGCCGGAGAATCTTTACAGGGCTGGGTGAGAGTGACTATGGACGGAGGGATGACCTTGGGGCGGGTGCTGATGTCAACTATTGCGGGAACAATTTGGGCGCTTCCGCTGGGACTGGGTATCGGTCTGTCTCCGAGGGCTTCGCGCCTATTTCAGCCAGTCGTGCAGATATTGGCTTCATTTCCCGCGCCGATGCTTTTCCCGGCGGTCATTGCGTTGCTGGCTCTACTAAAGATCAGTCTCGGTTGGGGCAGTATCGTCCTAATGCTTTTGGGCACGCAATGGTATATATTGTTCAATGTGATTGCCGGGGCGATGGCTATCCCGGCCGACTTGAGAGAGGCGGCAAGAAGCTTTCAAATTGCAGGATGGAGAAAATTCACCAAAATATATTTTCCGGCGGTTTTCCCCTATCTGGTGACTGGCTGGGTGACAGCGGCCGGCGGAGCTTGGAATGCCAGTATTGTGGCGGAGTTTGTGACCTACAAGGGGAGAGTTATGGCCACTTCGGGCCTGGGAGCAAGGATAAGTCAGGCGGCGGCCTCGGCCAATTTCCCGGACCTGGCGGCATCAATACTGATTATGTCAATTTTTGTAGTGACATTTAATCGTTCTGTTTGGCGACGCCTTTATCTGATGGCGGAAGAAAGATTTTCAGTCGGCACATAG
- the cysK gene encoding Cysteine synthase — MNISNNILQAIGNTSMVQLQRVVPTGCGKIFVKLEWENPTGSMKDRTAQAMIARAEEDGRLKSGDTIVEYTGGSTGISLALVCVAKGYHLHIVTSDAFSKEKLKHMSALGAELTMVPSEGGLTTKKLILDMIEAAREISKKSHTFWTNQLSNFDSIAGYYPLAEEIWNQTERRVDAFVQCVGTAASLRGVATVLKQHNQKIRIAAVEPAESSVLSGGQAGPHKIEGVGIGYTPPLWEPKLIDEIIAVKTDEAKAMARRLAREEGLFAGTSSGANVIAAIQLAEKLGPDARVVTLVVDSGLKYLSTDVYRA, encoded by the coding sequence ATGAATATTAGCAACAATATCCTTCAAGCCATTGGAAATACATCAATGGTTCAATTACAGCGTGTTGTGCCGACCGGGTGCGGAAAAATATTTGTCAAACTCGAATGGGAAAATCCGACCGGAAGCATGAAGGATCGGACGGCTCAGGCGATGATTGCCCGGGCGGAGGAGGACGGCCGTTTGAAGTCGGGGGATACAATTGTGGAATACACCGGCGGCAGTACCGGGATATCATTGGCTTTAGTTTGTGTCGCCAAGGGTTATCATCTTCATATTGTCACTTCCGACGCTTTTAGTAAAGAAAAATTGAAACATATGTCCGCATTAGGGGCAGAGCTGACCATGGTTCCCAGTGAGGGGGGATTAACCACCAAGAAATTGATTCTGGACATGATTGAAGCGGCGAGGGAGATCAGCAAGAAGTCGCATACTTTCTGGACCAATCAATTAAGTAATTTCGACAGCATTGCCGGTTACTATCCCCTGGCCGAAGAGATATGGAACCAAACGGAGAGAAGAGTCGACGCTTTCGTGCAGTGTGTCGGGACGGCGGCTTCATTGCGAGGGGTGGCGACAGTATTAAAACAGCATAATCAGAAAATTAGGATAGCGGCGGTAGAGCCGGCTGAATCTTCGGTGCTATCCGGCGGTCAGGCGGGGCCACATAAGATTGAAGGAGTCGGCATAGGATACACTCCGCCGCTCTGGGAACCGAAGTTAATCGACGAGATTATTGCAGTTAAGACCGATGAAGCAAAAGCGATGGCCAGACGTTTGGCGCGGGAAGAAGGTCTTTTCGCGGGGACATCTTCAGGCGCCAATGTCATTGCGGCCATTCAGTTGGCGGAAAAGCTCGGACCGGATGCCAGAGTAGTCACGCTTGTGGTCGATTCGGGATTGAAGTATCTGAGTACGGATGTTTATAGGGCATAA
- a CDS encoding putative RNA polymerase, sigma-24 subunit, ECF subfamily (Evidence 3 : Putative function from multiple computational evidences) has protein sequence MQVDCDKFWKLLEPVHSKAENFCRRLAGNRDDGDDLYLESIMTALAKLDTLREDAAFKPWFYRIVVNRYRNYRRASWWRSAGSDILERSEPPAHDPSERYAARRYLKIALSALKHEERALIVLYELEDWSIGELAELFVAPEGTIKARLSRARQKMRKALIPLIPQGSNDLAREDGYELPESSATAE, from the coding sequence ATGCAGGTAGATTGCGATAAGTTCTGGAAGCTTCTGGAACCGGTCCACAGCAAAGCCGAAAATTTCTGTCGGCGGCTGGCCGGTAACCGTGATGACGGCGACGATCTCTATCTGGAATCTATCATGACGGCCCTCGCGAAACTTGATACTCTCCGCGAGGACGCCGCCTTCAAACCATGGTTTTACCGGATCGTGGTTAACCGCTATAGAAATTATCGACGGGCCTCCTGGTGGCGATCCGCCGGGTCGGATATACTTGAAAGGTCCGAACCGCCGGCCCATGATCCGTCGGAGAGATATGCCGCGCGCCGGTATCTGAAAATCGCCCTGTCTGCATTGAAACATGAAGAGCGCGCCCTGATTGTATTGTATGAGTTGGAAGACTGGTCCATCGGAGAACTGGCAGAACTCTTCGTTGCACCGGAGGGAACTATTAAGGCCCGGTTGAGTCGGGCCAGACAGAAGATGCGGAAAGCTCTCATCCCGCTGATTCCGCAAGGTTCAAACGATTTAGCAAGGGAGGATGGATATGAATTGCCGGAAAGCTCGGCGACTGCTGAATGA
- a CDS encoding conserved hypothetical protein (Evidence 4 : Unknown function but conserved in other organisms), producing MISRIWHGWTTFANADKYEELLKEEIFVGIKNRKIQGFRSIQLLRREIEKEVEFVTIMEFDSAAAVREFAGEDYETAVVPEKARKILSRFDARSQHYEIRA from the coding sequence ATGATCAGTCGGATCTGGCATGGATGGACCACATTCGCCAACGCGGACAAATATGAGGAGCTTCTCAAAGAGGAGATATTTGTTGGAATAAAAAATAGAAAGATTCAGGGGTTCCGAAGTATTCAGTTACTTCGCCGGGAAATTGAAAAGGAAGTTGAATTCGTGACCATTATGGAGTTTGATTCGGCGGCGGCGGTCCGCGAGTTTGCAGGCGAGGATTACGAGACGGCTGTTGTTCCCGAGAAGGCGCGAAAGATACTTTCGCGATTTGACGCCCGCTCGCAACATTATGAGATCAGAGCGTAG